From one Streptomyces sp. CA-210063 genomic stretch:
- a CDS encoding copper homeostasis protein CutC: MATRALLEVIALDAEDAVAAQTGGADRLELVTDMGADGLTPAVATFVEVQAAVDIPVRVMLRLADGFAAGDVDALVRAACDMRSAGAEGFVLGFLDPQGEPDLHAVERVVAELDGRPWTFHRAIDRAADRDALRKQLADLPGLDTYLTAGSAAGVDDGLPVLLAEAARRGDPGYAQRLMIGGGLRLDHVPRLRAARVDAFHIGGAARPGGWTAPVAAGAVREWRTALDARAARAGNRTRGD; this comes from the coding sequence ATGGCCACGCGCGCGCTTCTGGAGGTGATCGCCCTCGACGCCGAGGACGCCGTCGCCGCCCAGACCGGAGGTGCCGACCGGCTGGAGCTGGTCACGGACATGGGGGCCGACGGACTCACCCCGGCGGTCGCGACGTTCGTGGAGGTGCAGGCCGCCGTGGACATCCCGGTCCGGGTCATGCTGCGGCTCGCCGACGGGTTCGCCGCGGGGGACGTGGACGCGCTGGTGCGGGCGGCGTGCGACATGCGGTCGGCCGGGGCGGAGGGGTTCGTGCTCGGGTTCCTCGACCCGCAGGGGGAACCGGACCTGCACGCCGTGGAGCGGGTGGTCGCGGAGCTGGACGGGCGGCCGTGGACGTTCCACCGGGCGATCGACCGCGCCGCCGACCGGGACGCCCTGCGCAAGCAGCTCGCGGACCTGCCGGGGCTGGACACCTACCTCACGGCGGGCTCGGCGGCGGGGGTGGACGACGGTCTGCCCGTACTCCTCGCGGAGGCGGCCCGCCGTGGCGACCCCGGCTACGCCCAGCGCCTCATGATCGGCGGCGGCCTCCGCCTCGACCACGTCCCGCGCCTGCGCGCCGCCCGCGTCGACGCCTTCCACATCGGAGGCGCGGCCCGCCCCGGGGGATGGACCGCGCCGGTCGCCGCCGGTGCCGTACGGGAATGGCGTACGGCACTGGACGCCCGCGCCGCCCGCGCGGGAAACAGAACCCGGGGCGACTGA
- a CDS encoding HD domain-containing protein has product MSDALDAWEARWAQALVSAREGARDPDPAPYAANLLERWSEPQRKYHTLAHLTAVLDHIDVLEEYADDPDLVRLAAWFHDAVYLPERSENEERSARLAERALAEAGVTEEKVAEVARLVRLTVTHDPADDDPNGQVLCDADLAVLASAPDAYAAYAAAVREEYGFVPDDAFRAGRAAVLRQLLDLPRLFRTPYGQREWEERARENLRAELDGLEEG; this is encoded by the coding sequence ATGTCCGACGCCCTAGACGCATGGGAAGCCCGCTGGGCCCAGGCCCTCGTCTCCGCCCGCGAGGGCGCCCGCGACCCCGACCCGGCCCCCTACGCCGCGAACCTCCTCGAGCGCTGGTCCGAGCCGCAGCGGAAGTACCACACGCTCGCCCACCTCACCGCGGTCCTGGACCACATCGACGTGCTGGAGGAGTACGCCGACGACCCGGACCTCGTACGCCTGGCCGCCTGGTTCCACGACGCGGTCTATCTGCCGGAGCGGTCGGAGAACGAGGAGCGGTCGGCGCGGCTCGCCGAGCGGGCGTTGGCCGAGGCGGGGGTGACGGAGGAGAAGGTAGCGGAGGTGGCGCGGCTGGTGCGCCTCACCGTCACGCACGACCCGGCCGACGACGACCCGAACGGGCAGGTGCTGTGCGACGCGGATCTCGCGGTTCTCGCGTCGGCGCCGGACGCGTACGCCGCCTATGCCGCCGCCGTGCGGGAGGAGTACGGGTTCGTGCCTGACGACGCCTTCCGTGCGGGCCGGGCGGCTGTGCTGCGGCAACTCCTCGACCTGCCAAGGCTGTTCAGGACGCCGTACGGGCAGCGGGAGTGGGAGGAGCGGGCGCGGGAGAACCTGCGGGCGGAGCTGGACGGCCTGGAGGAGGGCTGA
- a CDS encoding DUF397 domain-containing protein, producing the protein MRTAPDLRTATWRKSSYSGGTSGDCLEVGGDFTGAALSWRKSSHSCGAGDECVEVSNDFPGIIPVRDSKNVTGGVLVFGAAAWSGFVAAAPQLPVGEAQA; encoded by the coding sequence ATGCGCACCGCTCCCGACCTGAGGACCGCGACTTGGCGTAAGAGCAGCTACAGCGGGGGAACCAGCGGGGACTGCCTGGAGGTCGGCGGCGACTTCACCGGCGCCGCCCTCTCCTGGCGCAAGTCCAGCCATAGCTGCGGCGCCGGCGATGAATGCGTCGAAGTCAGCAACGACTTCCCCGGCATCATCCCCGTCCGCGACAGCAAGAACGTGACCGGCGGTGTGCTCGTCTTCGGCGCCGCCGCCTGGTCGGGCTTCGTCGCGGCGGCCCCTCAACTCCCCGTCGGCGAAGCTCAGGCGTAG
- a CDS encoding maleylpyruvate isomerase family mycothiol-dependent enzyme: MTVADTHDVRDPELPGRLLAAERDALVPLLRERPEEDFAAPTCCPGWTVRHVLAHCGAVLSRVVEGRFEEGVFSPESNDRDIADRDGWLVARVVDELERGMTDAGPVIAEAGGALDGIALGEWVHAGDVRDAWGLPGAYGGAQLGPALELLAHVTRVRGTLPLHADLDDLDEPLRLGAATGDGPPARYIGDATTLVRLYAGRRLPADTSYELAGTTEAELNLYA; the protein is encoded by the coding sequence ATGACTGTTGCCGATACGCACGATGTACGGGACCCCGAGCTGCCCGGCCGGTTGCTGGCCGCCGAGCGGGACGCGCTGGTGCCGCTGTTGCGGGAGCGCCCGGAGGAGGACTTCGCGGCGCCCACCTGTTGTCCGGGGTGGACCGTGCGGCATGTGCTCGCGCACTGCGGGGCCGTGCTGTCGCGGGTGGTGGAGGGCCGGTTCGAGGAAGGGGTGTTCAGCCCGGAGTCGAACGACCGGGACATCGCCGACCGGGACGGCTGGCTGGTCGCCCGGGTCGTGGACGAGCTGGAGCGGGGGATGACCGACGCCGGGCCCGTGATCGCCGAGGCCGGTGGGGCGCTGGACGGGATCGCGCTGGGGGAGTGGGTGCACGCCGGTGACGTACGCGACGCCTGGGGCCTGCCGGGGGCGTACGGCGGCGCGCAGCTCGGGCCCGCTCTGGAACTGCTGGCCCACGTCACCCGCGTACGCGGGACCCTTCCGCTCCACGCCGACCTCGACGACCTGGACGAGCCCCTGCGGCTGGGCGCGGCGACCGGCGACGGCCCGCCCGCGCGCTACATCGGCGATGCCACGACCCTCGTACGGCTCTACGCGGGCCGCCGCCTGCCCGCCGACACGTCGTACGAACTGGCCGGCACGACCGAGGCCGAGCTCAACCTCTACGCCTGA
- a CDS encoding GNAT family N-acetyltransferase — MGGEQVQQAVEHSLTVLRTVVDQDWEGVKAGRLEWSCRKTAEHIASDLIAYAGQLAGRATTAYVPFEIDMAECEDNADVLRVIETTGALLSAVVRTTPREVRAFHPYPFRWADREGFAAMGVVEVLLHTYDITEGLGLPSSSHVPPVGLCESVLARLFPHVRPGDDPWATLLWATGRGDLPGRVPVTEWRWSNPLHIDAARIVLQGVHPAAAADLAEGGTGGFDWIVGGPVEGTRIGAGLVFQAYEAGVHRPEWGMFVLVRKEDGLAVGALGYHGAPDEEGRVEVGYDLVEGARGRGYMTEALGALAGWARERARERGDVRSLFAVVDKANSPSQGVVSRAGFEKVSEDWGDGGHGEQCAYELRLHA, encoded by the coding sequence ATGGGCGGGGAACAGGTACAGCAAGCCGTCGAACACAGCCTCACGGTGCTGCGGACGGTGGTCGATCAGGACTGGGAGGGCGTCAAGGCGGGGCGGCTGGAGTGGAGTTGCCGGAAGACCGCCGAGCACATCGCGTCGGATCTGATCGCGTACGCGGGACAGCTGGCGGGGCGGGCGACGACGGCGTACGTGCCGTTCGAGATCGACATGGCCGAGTGCGAGGACAACGCCGACGTACTGCGGGTGATCGAGACGACGGGGGCACTGCTCAGCGCCGTCGTCCGTACGACCCCCCGCGAGGTGCGCGCCTTCCACCCGTATCCGTTCCGCTGGGCCGACCGCGAGGGCTTCGCGGCGATGGGCGTCGTCGAGGTGCTGCTGCACACGTACGACATCACGGAGGGCCTGGGGCTCCCGTCGTCCTCGCACGTACCGCCCGTCGGGCTCTGCGAGTCCGTTCTCGCCCGCCTCTTCCCGCACGTCAGGCCCGGTGACGACCCCTGGGCGACGCTGCTGTGGGCCACCGGCCGGGGCGATCTGCCGGGGCGGGTCCCCGTCACCGAGTGGCGGTGGAGCAACCCGCTGCACATCGACGCCGCGCGCATCGTCCTGCAAGGCGTCCATCCGGCCGCCGCCGCCGACCTCGCCGAGGGCGGCACCGGCGGCTTCGACTGGATCGTGGGCGGGCCGGTCGAGGGGACCCGGATCGGCGCGGGGCTGGTGTTCCAGGCGTACGAGGCGGGGGTGCACCGGCCGGAGTGGGGCATGTTCGTGCTCGTACGCAAGGAGGACGGGCTGGCCGTCGGCGCGCTGGGCTATCACGGCGCCCCGGACGAAGAGGGCCGCGTCGAGGTCGGCTACGACCTGGTCGAGGGGGCGCGCGGGCGCGGTTACATGACCGAGGCGCTGGGCGCGCTGGCCGGCTGGGCGCGGGAGCGGGCCCGGGAGCGGGGGGACGTACGGTCGCTGTTCGCGGTCGTCGACAAGGCCAACTCCCCTTCGCAGGGCGTCGTTTCGCGGGCCGGCTTCGAGAAGGTGAGCGAGGACTGGGGCGACGGGGGGCACGGGGAGCAGTGCGCGTACGAACTCCGTCTGCACGCCTGA
- a CDS encoding DUF4031 domain-containing protein, giving the protein MTVYIDPPTWPGHGRMWSHLVSDVSFDELHAFAVRTGIPERAFERDHYDIPSHRYAEVVRAGAVEVGSKELLRRLTGAGLRRPKRRGPSA; this is encoded by the coding sequence GTGACCGTCTACATAGACCCGCCCACCTGGCCGGGGCACGGCCGCATGTGGTCGCACCTGGTGAGCGATGTGTCCTTCGACGAACTGCACGCCTTCGCCGTGCGGACGGGCATCCCCGAGCGCGCCTTCGAACGCGACCACTACGACATCCCGTCCCACCGTTACGCGGAGGTCGTGCGGGCGGGTGCCGTGGAGGTGGGCTCGAAGGAACTGCTGCGCCGGCTGACGGGGGCGGGGCTGCGCAGGCCGAAGCGGCGGGGGCCCTCGGCCTGA
- a CDS encoding MurR/RpiR family transcriptional regulator, giving the protein MSDDVKEIFSPPGATGTGRSADEQSATGGKSAVGGKSAAAPPAPAALAAKVRTLAPSMTRSMQRVAEAVAHDPAGCAALTVTGLAELTGTSEATVVRTARLLGYPGYRDLRLALAGLAAHQQSGRAPSVTADIAVDDPLPDVVAKLAYDEQQTLADTAAGLDMVQLGAAVGALAGARRIDIYGVGASGLVAQDLTQKLLRIGLIAHAHSDPHLAVTNAVQLRAKDVAIAITHSGSTGDVIEPLRVAFDHGATTIAITGRPDGPVSQYADHVLTTSTARESELRPAAMSSRTSQLLVVDCLFVGVAQRTYEQAAPALSASYEALAHRHRVGGPSR; this is encoded by the coding sequence GTGAGCGATGACGTGAAGGAAATTTTCTCACCGCCGGGAGCCACGGGCACAGGCCGCTCGGCCGACGAGCAGAGCGCGACCGGCGGGAAGAGCGCGGTCGGCGGGAAGAGCGCGGCCGCGCCGCCCGCCCCCGCCGCCCTCGCGGCGAAGGTGCGTACCCTGGCGCCTTCCATGACCCGCTCCATGCAGCGGGTCGCGGAGGCCGTCGCGCACGACCCGGCGGGCTGTGCGGCGCTCACGGTCACCGGCCTCGCCGAGCTCACCGGCACCAGCGAGGCGACGGTCGTCCGCACCGCCCGCCTCCTCGGCTACCCGGGCTACCGCGACCTGCGCCTCGCCCTCGCCGGCCTCGCCGCCCACCAGCAGTCGGGCCGCGCACCCTCGGTCACGGCCGACATCGCCGTCGACGACCCGCTGCCCGACGTCGTCGCCAAGCTCGCGTACGACGAACAGCAGACCCTCGCGGACACGGCGGCCGGACTCGACATGGTCCAGCTCGGCGCGGCGGTCGGCGCGCTCGCCGGGGCCCGCCGCATCGACATCTACGGCGTCGGGGCGTCCGGCCTCGTCGCCCAGGACCTCACACAGAAGCTGCTCCGCATAGGGCTGATAGCCCACGCGCACAGCGACCCGCATCTCGCCGTCACCAACGCGGTGCAGCTCCGCGCGAAGGACGTCGCCATAGCGATCACCCACTCCGGTTCGACGGGCGACGTCATCGAGCCGCTGCGGGTCGCCTTCGACCACGGGGCCACGACGATCGCGATCACCGGGCGGCCGGACGGGCCGGTGTCCCAGTACGCCGACCACGTCCTGACGACGTCCACGGCCCGGGAGAGCGAGCTGCGGCCGGCGGCGATGTCGTCCCGGACGAGTCAGCTGCTGGTGGTGGACTGTCTGTTCGTCGGGGTGGCGCAGCGGACGTATGAGCAGGCGGCGCCGGCGTTGTCGGCTTCGTATGAGGCGTTGGCGCATCGGCATCGGGTCGGGGGGCCTTCGCGGTAG
- a CDS encoding helix-turn-helix domain-containing protein, producing the protein MPKPKTLDPSESTRALYGAELRHQRERAGMSQEDLGAAMFVSGSFVGQLEAGLRRMRLEYARSVDEILGTDGFFVRNLEAARKSPYEHHFADVVEFEGLAQTIKEWGPTLVPGLLQTAAYTRAVVRAYDPVLTEDIVEERVAARQARAHIFDDPRTPRYWAILDEMALRRPVGGPAGMAEQLRHIAGMVRRHRIIVQVLPLAEGATAGMQGMFKLMTFEDAPPLSYTEGSETGRLFDDPAVVTRSVLTYDLLGGAALSPGASLALIEQAAKEYEDAHRSRPEDRDLA; encoded by the coding sequence ATGCCCAAGCCGAAGACCCTCGACCCGTCCGAGTCCACCCGCGCCCTGTACGGCGCTGAACTCCGCCATCAGCGGGAGCGGGCGGGGATGTCCCAGGAGGACTTGGGGGCGGCGATGTTCGTCTCCGGGTCCTTCGTGGGGCAGTTGGAGGCCGGACTCCGCCGGATGCGACTGGAGTACGCCAGGTCGGTGGACGAGATCCTGGGGACGGACGGGTTCTTCGTACGGAACCTGGAGGCGGCGCGGAAGTCGCCGTACGAGCACCACTTCGCGGATGTGGTGGAGTTCGAGGGGCTGGCTCAGACGATCAAGGAGTGGGGCCCGACCCTGGTGCCCGGGTTGCTTCAGACGGCGGCGTACACGCGGGCCGTGGTCCGGGCGTACGACCCTGTACTGACGGAGGACATCGTCGAGGAGCGGGTGGCGGCACGACAGGCTCGCGCGCACATCTTCGACGACCCTCGGACGCCCCGGTACTGGGCGATCCTGGACGAGATGGCCCTACGACGCCCGGTGGGCGGCCCGGCGGGCATGGCGGAGCAACTCCGGCACATCGCGGGGATGGTGAGGCGCCACCGGATCATCGTCCAAGTGCTCCCGCTGGCGGAGGGAGCGACCGCCGGAATGCAAGGCATGTTCAAGCTGATGACGTTCGAGGACGCACCTCCCCTCAGCTACACCGAAGGGTCCGAAACTGGCCGCCTGTTCGACGATCCGGCTGTGGTGACCCGTTCCGTGCTGACCTACGATCTGCTTGGGGGTGCGGCGCTGTCGCCTGGCGCGTCCCTCGCCCTGATCGAGCAGGCGGCCAAGGAGTACGAGGATGCGCACCGCTCCCGACCTGAGGACCGCGACTTGGCGTAA
- a CDS encoding Cmx/CmrA family chloramphenicol efflux MFS transporter: MPLSVYVLGLAVFALGTSEFMLSGLLPPIAEDMDVSIPRAGLLISAFAIGMVVGAPLLAVATLRLPRRTTLVALITVFGFGQVAGALAPSYGVLFASRIVSALACAGFWAVGAAVAVAMVPVNARARALAIMIGGLSIANVLGVPAGAFLGEHFGWRSAFWAVAVASAIALVGVVTLVPAIPVPDERPRLAQEVRIYRDRQVWLSIAVVALAAGGVFCAFSYLAPLLTDVAGLDDGWVPTVLALFGIGALIGTAVGGRIADAHLFGVLLSGITASTVLLVGLALLAEYAVAAILLSFLLGVSCFYTAPALNARLFNVAGAAPTLAGATTTAAFNLGNTGGPWIGGVVIDADFGYTSTAWAGAAIMAAAIATTAVSLRLHRRTSASRLVAGTGSGTETGTGTSGSTVNPVRTDV, encoded by the coding sequence ATTCCGCTCTCCGTCTACGTCCTCGGGCTCGCCGTCTTCGCGCTCGGGACGAGTGAGTTCATGCTCTCGGGGCTGCTGCCGCCCATCGCGGAGGACATGGACGTGTCGATTCCGCGGGCGGGGCTGCTGATCTCGGCGTTCGCGATCGGGATGGTGGTCGGGGCGCCGCTGCTGGCCGTGGCGACCCTCCGCCTCCCGCGTCGGACCACCCTCGTCGCGCTGATCACGGTCTTCGGGTTCGGGCAGGTCGCGGGTGCGCTCGCGCCCAGTTACGGCGTTCTCTTCGCGTCCCGGATCGTGAGCGCGCTGGCCTGTGCGGGGTTCTGGGCGGTCGGCGCGGCCGTGGCCGTCGCGATGGTGCCGGTGAACGCGCGGGCCCGGGCGCTGGCCATCATGATCGGCGGGTTGTCGATCGCGAATGTGCTCGGCGTACCGGCGGGGGCGTTCCTCGGGGAACACTTCGGGTGGCGGTCGGCATTCTGGGCGGTGGCCGTGGCCTCGGCGATCGCGCTCGTCGGCGTCGTCACGCTCGTGCCGGCCATCCCGGTGCCCGACGAGCGGCCCCGGCTCGCCCAGGAGGTCCGGATCTACCGCGACCGGCAGGTCTGGCTGTCCATCGCCGTCGTGGCGCTCGCCGCCGGCGGTGTCTTCTGCGCGTTCAGTTACCTCGCGCCGCTGCTCACGGACGTGGCCGGGCTGGACGACGGGTGGGTGCCTACGGTCCTCGCGCTGTTCGGGATCGGCGCGCTGATCGGCACGGCGGTCGGGGGACGGATCGCGGACGCGCACCTCTTCGGCGTACTGCTCAGCGGAATCACCGCCTCCACGGTGCTCCTCGTCGGCCTGGCCCTGCTCGCCGAGTACGCCGTCGCCGCCATCCTCCTCTCCTTCCTCCTCGGCGTGTCCTGCTTCTACACCGCCCCGGCCCTCAACGCCCGTCTGTTCAACGTCGCCGGAGCCGCCCCCACCCTCGCCGGTGCCACCACCACCGCCGCGTTCAACCTCGGCAACACCGGCGGCCCCTGGATCGGCGGGGTCGTCATCGACGCGGACTTCGGCTACACCTCCACGGCCTGGGCGGGCGCCGCCATCATGGCCGCCGCGATCGCCACCACGGCCGTCTCCCTCCGCCTCCACCGGCGTACGAGCGCCTCCCGCCTCGTGGCCGGGACCGGGTCAGGAACGGAGACCGGGACCGGGACGAGCGGCAGCACCGTAAATCCGGTACGTACGGACGTCTGA